A region from the Xenopus laevis strain J_2021 chromosome 4S, Xenopus_laevis_v10.1, whole genome shotgun sequence genome encodes:
- the rab43.S gene encoding uncharacterized protein LOC734507, with translation MSLPSGPPDELCDFLFKLILIGDAGVGKTCVVQRFRSGVFAERQGSTIGVDFTMKTLEIQGKRVKLQIWDTAGQERFRTITQSYYRSANGAIIAYDITKRKSFASVPRWIEDVKKYAGSNIVQLLIGNKSDLHESREVQLREAETLARHFDIPCAIETSAKDSSNVEEAFEKMATELMMRHGGPVFSEKSSDSIKLDSTDVGEAWGCGC, from the exons ATGTCCCTCCCCTCCGGGCCCCCGGACGAGCTCTGCGATTTCCTCTTCAAGTTGATTCTCATCGGGGATGCGGGGGTGGGAAAGACGTGTGTGGTACAGCGCTTCCGTAGCGGAGTCTTCGCCGAGCGTCAGGGCAGCACCATCGGGGTGGATTTTACTATGAAAACCCTCGAGATCCAGGGGAAGAGGGTCAAG TTGCAGATCTGGGACACGGCGGGGCAGGAGCGATTTCGCACCATCACGCAGAGTTACTACCGCAGCGCAAATGGTGCCATCATTGCCTATGACATCACCAAGAGGAAATCGTTTGCGTCAGTTCCGCGCTGGATTGAGGATGTGAAGAAATACGCCGGCTCCAACATTGTCCAGCTGCTGATTG GAAACAAGTCCGACCTCCACGAGTCGCGGGAGGTGCAGCTGCGGGAGGCGGAGACTTTGGCGCGACATTTCGACATTCCGTGCGCCATCGAGACCTCGGCCAAAGACTCCAGTAACGTGGAGGAGGCGTTTGAGAAAATGGCCACGGAGCTGATGATGCGCCACGGGGGCCCCGTCTTCTCCGAGAAATCGTCCGACAGCATCAAGTTGGACAGCACGGACGTGGGGGAGGCGTGGGGCTGCGGCTGCTGa
- the LOC100127323 gene encoding uncharacterized protein LOC100127323, giving the protein MRRWLRPVLSRVVNRVGLSAGPREPEAGGPATFGLLFDIDGVLVRGKTPIPAARKAFQKLVDSRGHFLVPVVFVTNAGNCLRQTKADQLSHILGVPICQDQVMMSHSPLRIFKQFHNKCVLVSGQGPVLDIAKNLGFSNPITIDSLRESYPFLDTVDHTRRPKILPSSATDLPRIDAIVLFGEPIRWETNLQLIIDVLLTGGYPASHHQAASYPHIPVLACNMDLMWMAEAHSPRFGHGTFMVCLENIYKKITGKELKYEVLMGKPSEVTYQYAEYLVRTQKQWAEPIRTLYAIGDNLMTDIYGANLYNRYLTERAPLIGSQALVQAASGVPVVSVSEEEEPSLESVLSFPSATSCRSILVCTGIYNPNSEVPADTSQSVTETVFHGHRDFRLDPALVEPGHIVADVSAAVDLIFQLEGFVQRPHD; this is encoded by the exons ATGAGACGGTGGCTGAGACCGGTGCTGTCCCGTGTGGTGAATAGAGTCGGGCTGAGCGCGGGGCCCCGGGAGCCTGAG GCTGGGGGTCCGGCCACGTTTGGTCTCTTGTTTGATATCGATGGGGTCCTGGTGAGGGGCAAAACCCCCATTCCGGCTGCAAGAAAAGCCTTCCAGAAGCTGGTGGATTCCCGGGGGCACTTCCTGGTTCCTGTGGTGTTTGTGACCAACGCTGGAAACTGCCTGCGCCAGACCAAAGCCGACCAACTGTCACATATACTCGGGGTCCCA ATCTGCCAGGATCAAGTGATGATGTCACACAGTCCTCTGAGGATATTTAAGCAGTTCCATAACAAATGTGTTCTAGTATCCGGACAGGGCCCAGTCCTGGACATTGCGAAAAA TTTAGGATTCTCCAATCCTATCACAATCGACTCTCTGAGGGAGTCGTACCCCTTTCTTGATACGGTGGATCACACGAGGCGCCCCAAAATCCTG CCCTCCTCCGCCACGGATCTACCCCGCATAGATG CTATCGTCCTTTTTGGGGAACCAATCAGATGGGAGACTAATCTCCAGCTCATCATTGATGTCTTACTGACTGGCGGTTACCCTGCCAGCCACCACCAAGCTGCCAGTTACCCCCATATCCCGGTGCTGGCGTGTAACATGGATCTGATGTGGATGGCCGAGGCCCACTCACCCAG GTTTGGGCACGGCACGTTCATGGTGTGTCTGGAGAACATCTACAAGAAGATCACAGGGAAGGAGCTGAAGTACGAGGTGTTGATGGGCAAACCCAGCGAGGTGACCTATCAGTACGCAGAGTATCTGGTCCGCACGCAGAAACAGTGGGCTGAGCCAATCAGAACTCTCTATGCAATCGG AGACAACCTGATGACCGATATCTATGGTGCCAACCTGTACAATCGCTACCTGACAGAACGGGCTCCTCTGATTGGCTCCCAGGCTCTGGTGCAGGCAGCATCGGGGGTCCCGGTGGTCTCTGTGTCTGAGGAAGAGGAGCCGTCGCTGGAGAGTGTCCTGTCCTTCCCCTCGGCCACAAGCTGTCGCTCTATTCTGGTCTGTACTGGCATTTATAACCCGAACTCTGAAGTGCCTGCCGATACCTCCCAGTCTGTTACTGAGACCGTGTTTCACGGGCACCGGGACTTCCGATTGGACCCGGCCCTGGTGGAACCCGGACACATTGTGGCTGACGTGAGTGCGGCCGTGGATTTGATCTTCCAATTAGAGGGCTTCGTACAGCGGCCCCACGACTGA
- the LOC100127323 gene encoding uncharacterized protein LOC100127323 isoform X1: MTCHNNIINNVTPPPHSENKSALFQGPPPTHTHENIHLFKMSIWDDCSPLIGMKRIIWASSFRACASGPQCICVLAAQSSYPAPPLPYWLTAPVSLLQPSSATDLPRIDAIVLFGEPIRWETNLQLIIDVLLTGGYPASHHQAASYPHIPVLACNMDLMWMAEAHSPRFGHGTFMVCLENIYKKITGKELKYEVLMGKPSEVTYQYAEYLVRTQKQWAEPIRTLYAIGDNLMTDIYGANLYNRYLTERAPLIGSQALVQAASGVPVVSVSEEEEPSLESVLSFPSATSCRSILVCTGIYNPNSEVPADTSQSVTETVFHGHRDFRLDPALVEPGHIVADVSAAVDLIFQLEGFVQRPHD; this comes from the exons ATGACCTGccacaataatataataaacaatgtcaccccccccccccatagtgaaAATAAAAGTGCACTGTTCCAAGGGCCCCCTCCGACTCACACACACGAGAATATTCATTTATTCAAGATGAGCATTTGGGATgactgttcccctttaataggaatgaagagaatAATCTGGGCCTCTTCATTCAGAGCTTGTGCTTCTGGCCCACAATGCATTTGTGTTTTAGCTGCCCAGTCCTCCTATCCAGCACCTCCCCTCC CCTATTGGCTAACTGCCCCTGTCTCTCTCCTGCAGCCCTCCTCCGCCACGGATCTACCCCGCATAGATG CTATCGTCCTTTTTGGGGAACCAATCAGATGGGAGACTAATCTCCAGCTCATCATTGATGTCTTACTGACTGGCGGTTACCCTGCCAGCCACCACCAAGCTGCCAGTTACCCCCATATCCCGGTGCTGGCGTGTAACATGGATCTGATGTGGATGGCCGAGGCCCACTCACCCAG GTTTGGGCACGGCACGTTCATGGTGTGTCTGGAGAACATCTACAAGAAGATCACAGGGAAGGAGCTGAAGTACGAGGTGTTGATGGGCAAACCCAGCGAGGTGACCTATCAGTACGCAGAGTATCTGGTCCGCACGCAGAAACAGTGGGCTGAGCCAATCAGAACTCTCTATGCAATCGG AGACAACCTGATGACCGATATCTATGGTGCCAACCTGTACAATCGCTACCTGACAGAACGGGCTCCTCTGATTGGCTCCCAGGCTCTGGTGCAGGCAGCATCGGGGGTCCCGGTGGTCTCTGTGTCTGAGGAAGAGGAGCCGTCGCTGGAGAGTGTCCTGTCCTTCCCCTCGGCCACAAGCTGTCGCTCTATTCTGGTCTGTACTGGCATTTATAACCCGAACTCTGAAGTGCCTGCCGATACCTCCCAGTCTGTTACTGAGACCGTGTTTCACGGGCACCGGGACTTCCGATTGGACCCGGCCCTGGTGGAACCCGGACACATTGTGGCTGACGTGAGTGCGGCCGTGGATTTGATCTTCCAATTAGAGGGCTTCGTACAGCGGCCCCACGACTGA